A window of Streptomyces broussonetiae genomic DNA:
GCGCAGCTGCCTGGTCCGAGCCCGCCGCACTGCACAGCCCACGTCGGTGCCGCCCGGGGTCGCGTATCACCGGCTGTCGGACACCGAACACCGCTGGATCTTCGACGAGCTGATCAACCCGACGGTGCTGGCACACGTCGTCTCCCGCGACGATCCGCGCGCCGTCTATGTTCTGGGCCAGCCCGGCGCGGGCAAGCTGCTGGCCGCCAGGCTCGTCCGGCGCGCGATGCGGGCCGGCACGACCCGGCTGGTCGGCGACGACTTCAAGGCCTCGCACCCCGACTACTTCCAGCTGCTGCGTGACGATCCCCGCAACGCCGACGCGGCGATCCGCGCCGACTCCCGCGCCTGGTTCGCCCAGGCCGAGGAGTACGTACGCCGTCGGCGCGGCGACGTCCTGATCGAAGGTGCCGCCGGCAGCGTGAAGGAGTTCCTCGACAGCGCCCTGCCGTACGCGGCCGACGGCTACCCGGTCGAACTCGTCGTCCTGGCCGTGCGCGAGGCCGACAGCCGGCTCGCCACCGCACTGCGCTACGCCCGGGCGCTGCAGATCGGCGGCACCGGCCGATTCACGAGCCGCTCCGGGCACGACACCTGCTTCCACGCGCTCGCCGAAATCGACGCCGCCGCCGAACGCCACCCGCAGATCGCGGCCATCACCGTGATCCGCAGGGACGGACAAGCCCTGCTCCGCCACGAATCCGCCGCTCCGGCCAGGCGTCGTGAGCACTGGCTGCGGAACGCCTGCGCCCGTACACCGAGCAGGAGGCCATCGCGTTCCTCCGGCTCCACCAGGCGCTGCGCCGGGCGCTGCCCCGGCACCGGGCCGAGCTGGACGACATCGCCGCGCTCGCCCGGCCCCTGATGCCGCCCGGGACGCAGCCGGCCCGGATCGACCGGCCGCACCCGCCCGGGGGCCCCTGCCCGTACTGCGCAGGAACCGGGGCTACGACTCCTTGAGCTCCTTCAGCCGGGCTGCGTAGCCGGCGGCGATCTGGGACGCCTCCTCCGTACCGGCGGTCGCCAGCTGCACCCGGTCGGCGAGCGCGGCCTCACGGCCGGCCTTGAGCTGCTCGATCCGCTCC
This region includes:
- a CDS encoding zeta toxin family protein — protein: MPPGVAYHRLSDTEHRWIFDELINPTVLAHVVSRDDPRAVYVLGQPGAGKLLAARLVRRAMRAGTTRLVGDDFKASHPDYFQLLRDDPRNADAAIRADSRAWFAQAEEYVRRRRGDVLIEGAAGSVKEFLDSALPYAADGYPVELVVLAVREADSRLATALRYARALQIGGTGRFTSRSGHDTCFHALAEIDAAAERHPQIAAITVIRRDGQALLRHESAAPARRREHWLRNACARTPSRRPSRSSGSTRRCAGRCPGTGPSWTTSPRSPGP